The following are from one region of the Polyangiaceae bacterium genome:
- a CDS encoding SUMF1/EgtB/PvdO family nonheme iron enzyme: MRRAYWILGLGLGVTALGAAYVVRRQAPPATIPEPTLQVSAPAPSESASTQGNSIVDAGADVAASKVGIYVETEVDDSLPETLAAQREQLFKRMAPYYPPDQLETVKRIFAESELIGQGNPKPTQHPMKRSECMDIRRKASHLAPADPRCGHPNMVPVYAREALEVKNLADGGALPEAGVAGLSSVPSSADAATVCIDQYEFPNIACEYPVVYARASEADKICKAVGKRLCDAHEWEGACAGSLRPLEVEYAFGDRRMLMQWFNNKYSEKVWAYGSEKNHKKCATGSFKNKKCGSGSWSECGSNTYPTGAFPECVSAFGVYDQHGNAAEHMNMPLAPEELASRGGLGETEMKGSWFIFENFEAHPDDCRYRAPAWHATKVDAADSHRNFHLGFRCCSDVK; this comes from the coding sequence ATGCGTCGCGCGTATTGGATTTTGGGTTTGGGGTTAGGGGTCACGGCTCTGGGTGCGGCTTACGTCGTGCGCCGTCAGGCACCGCCCGCCACGATACCCGAGCCAACACTGCAGGTCTCCGCACCGGCGCCGAGCGAGTCTGCGTCGACACAAGGCAACTCCATCGTGGACGCTGGCGCCGATGTCGCCGCGTCCAAAGTCGGCATCTACGTCGAGACCGAGGTCGATGACAGCCTCCCTGAAACGCTTGCCGCCCAGCGCGAGCAGCTCTTCAAGCGCATGGCGCCCTACTACCCGCCGGACCAGCTGGAGACCGTGAAGCGAATCTTCGCGGAATCAGAGCTCATCGGTCAGGGCAACCCCAAGCCGACGCAGCACCCGATGAAGCGCTCGGAGTGCATGGACATCCGCCGGAAGGCGTCGCACCTCGCGCCCGCGGATCCGCGCTGCGGTCACCCCAACATGGTGCCGGTTTACGCACGAGAGGCGCTCGAGGTGAAGAACCTGGCCGATGGCGGGGCGTTGCCTGAAGCCGGAGTTGCAGGTCTCAGCTCGGTGCCCTCGAGCGCCGACGCCGCGACGGTGTGCATCGATCAGTACGAGTTCCCGAACATCGCTTGCGAGTACCCCGTCGTCTACGCCCGGGCGAGCGAGGCCGACAAGATCTGTAAAGCCGTAGGGAAACGCCTGTGTGACGCTCACGAGTGGGAAGGCGCCTGCGCCGGTTCGCTTAGGCCGCTGGAGGTCGAGTACGCTTTCGGCGACCGCCGCATGCTGATGCAGTGGTTCAACAACAAGTACAGCGAGAAGGTCTGGGCGTACGGCAGCGAGAAGAACCACAAGAAGTGCGCAACGGGCTCCTTCAAGAACAAGAAGTGTGGTTCTGGGAGCTGGTCAGAGTGCGGGAGCAACACTTATCCCACTGGCGCATTCCCAGAGTGTGTGAGCGCTTTCGGTGTCTATGATCAACACGGAAACGCCGCGGAGCACATGAACATGCCTTTGGCGCCTGAAGAGCTCGCGAGTCGTGGCGGCCTCGGAGAGACTGAGATGAAGGGCAGCTGGTTCATCTTCGAGAACTTCGAGGCGCATCCGGATGACTGCCGCTACCGAGCGCCCGCGTGGCACGCGACGAAGGTCGACGCTGCAGACAGTCATCGGAACTTCCACCTCGGCTTTCGCTGTTGTTCCGACGTGAAGTGA
- a CDS encoding NAD(P)H-dependent oxidoreductase produces the protein MKRLLIIYHSQTGRTARMAQACQRGAVLEVNVETRLVCAKEAVLEDLQSADALLFGTPENFGYMSGALKDFFDRTYRQAQGKLRPLPYAIFISCETDGTGAVRNIERICRGYGFRAVAEPIIARKEVVTAEDELRCEELGQTLAAGLDLGIF, from the coding sequence ATGAAGCGCCTCCTGATCATCTACCACTCCCAGACCGGTCGCACCGCACGGATGGCCCAGGCTTGCCAGCGAGGAGCCGTACTCGAAGTCAATGTGGAGACGCGCCTCGTGTGCGCGAAAGAAGCGGTGCTGGAAGATCTCCAGAGCGCAGACGCGCTGCTCTTCGGCACACCCGAGAACTTTGGCTACATGTCGGGGGCGTTGAAGGACTTCTTCGACCGCACCTACCGTCAGGCTCAGGGCAAGCTGCGTCCCCTTCCCTATGCCATCTTCATCAGCTGCGAGACCGACGGCACAGGGGCGGTGCGAAACATCGAACGCATCTGCCGCGGATACGGTTTCCGGGCGGTGGCAGAGCCCATCATCGCTCGCAAGGAAGTCGTGACAGCGGAGGACGAGCTGCGCTGCGAAGAGCTGGGTCAAACACTCGCAGCAGGCCTCGACCTGGGGATCTTCTAG
- a CDS encoding 3-oxoacyl-ACP synthase — translation MSNAFLRDVYITAAGAFLPGQPINNEQMETRLGLVGGQQSRYRRRVLKANGIEGRHYAIDEAGRQTHLNEELAAEAVRAAVARRGIDLESVQMLSLGTTLGDTLMPGFASMVHGRLGGAPMECVSASGVCASGMTAFRAAYNAVRTGDHEVAVAGASELASAMMRGSRFEKESELAPERSETDASFQYFNADFLRWMLSDGAGAVVLEGQPARSGLSLRVEWVTNTSYAHKYETCMYLGTSRPSGPRVGATYLSYPDISQAERDGLLLVRQDTKLLEQGIMDIVPAEIQKLISRGKLDPGGVDWFMPHLSSYFFFTRLLRYLEPFGITEDKWFTNLKHKGNTGSASIYIMLEEALNSGMLKPGQRVLTMVPESGRFTVSYGLFTVVDGAAAELAAE, via the coding sequence ATGTCCAACGCATTCCTAAGGGACGTCTACATCACCGCCGCGGGAGCCTTCCTTCCAGGGCAGCCCATCAACAACGAGCAGATGGAGACGCGCCTTGGGCTCGTCGGCGGTCAGCAGAGCCGCTACCGGCGTCGGGTGCTCAAGGCCAATGGGATCGAGGGACGGCACTATGCGATCGACGAGGCCGGGCGCCAGACCCACCTCAACGAGGAGCTCGCGGCGGAGGCAGTGCGAGCTGCCGTTGCGCGGCGCGGGATCGATCTCGAGTCCGTTCAGATGCTCAGCTTGGGCACGACGCTTGGCGACACGCTGATGCCCGGCTTTGCGTCGATGGTTCACGGCCGCCTGGGCGGTGCGCCGATGGAGTGCGTATCTGCCTCTGGAGTTTGTGCCTCCGGGATGACGGCTTTCCGCGCGGCTTATAATGCCGTGCGCACCGGGGACCACGAGGTCGCTGTGGCCGGTGCGTCGGAGCTCGCCTCCGCGATGATGCGCGGCAGTCGATTCGAGAAGGAGAGCGAGCTCGCCCCGGAGCGCTCGGAGACGGACGCCTCGTTTCAGTACTTCAACGCCGACTTCTTGCGCTGGATGTTGTCCGACGGAGCGGGCGCCGTGGTGCTCGAGGGGCAACCGGCGCGCTCCGGGCTCTCGTTGCGCGTCGAGTGGGTGACCAACACGTCGTACGCCCACAAGTACGAGACCTGCATGTACCTCGGGACGTCGCGCCCGAGCGGGCCGCGCGTGGGCGCGACGTACCTCTCGTATCCAGACATCAGCCAGGCTGAGCGGGATGGTCTGCTCTTGGTGCGTCAGGACACGAAGCTCCTCGAGCAAGGCATCATGGATATCGTCCCTGCCGAGATCCAGAAGCTGATTTCGCGCGGAAAGCTCGACCCGGGTGGCGTCGACTGGTTCATGCCGCACCTCTCGTCGTACTTCTTCTTCACGCGGCTGCTGCGCTACCTCGAGCCTTTCGGGATCACCGAAGACAAATGGTTCACGAATCTCAAGCACAAGGGCAACACCGGCTCCGCCTCGATCTACATCATGCTCGAAGAGGCGTTGAACAGCGGCATGCTGAAGCCGGGGCAGCGCGTGCTGACGATGGTTCCCGAGTCCGGGCGCTTCACCGTCTCTTACGGCTTGTTCACTGTCGTGGACGGTGCGGCCGCTGAGCTGGCCGCCGAGTGA